The Calditrichota bacterium genome contains a region encoding:
- a CDS encoding (2Fe-2S)-binding protein gives MITDDTIICRCEDITYKEIVDAIDMGIATVAEIKKTLRAGMGPCQGRTCGRLIAQIISRRTGKPLAAVWEPSFRPPLKTVPLKILAGVDDDQF, from the coding sequence ATGATTACAGATGACACCATAATTTGTCGCTGCGAAGATATTACGTACAAAGAAATTGTCGATGCGATCGATATGGGCATCGCCACGGTGGCGGAAATCAAAAAAACGCTGCGCGCGGGAATGGGTCCCTGTCAGGGGCGCACATGCGGCAGATTGATTGCGCAGATCATTTCGCGTCGCACGGGGAAACCCCTGGCTGCGGTTTGGGAGCCAAGTTTCCGACCGCCGCTGAAAACGGTGCCTTTGAAAATTTTAGCGGGAGTTGACGATGACCAGTTCTGA
- a CDS encoding 4Fe-4S ferredoxin: MSEFLKTGILGIGDIEIPPATRRQKGRVVMIECVQRIPCNPCTEVCPQGAITIEGDITNVPHVDFDKCNGCGICIANCPGLAIFAVDESLGDDVAEVGLPYEFRPLPEKGEIVELIDRAGGKIGVGKVKRALSPKSFDKTAVVYLMVPKKLSLEVRFFKRTN, from the coding sequence ATGAGTGAATTTTTGAAGACCGGAATTTTAGGAATCGGAGACATTGAAATACCTCCCGCAACGCGTCGTCAAAAAGGCAGAGTGGTAATGATTGAGTGCGTGCAGCGAATTCCCTGTAATCCGTGTACTGAAGTTTGTCCCCAGGGTGCAATCACCATCGAGGGCGACATTACCAACGTGCCTCACGTTGATTTTGACAAATGCAATGGCTGCGGAATTTGCATCGCGAATTGTCCGGGGTTGGCAATTTTTGCCGTAGATGAAAGTCTGGGCGACGACGTTGCTGAAGTGGGTTTGCCTTATGAATTCAGACCTCTGCCAGAAAAAGGAGAAATTGTGGAATTGATTGACCGTGCCGGAGGAAAAATCGGCGTCGGAAAAGTGAAGCGCGCGCTGAGTCCGAAAAGTTTTGACAAAACGGCAGTCGTTTATTTGATGGTTCCGAAAAAACTTTCGCTGGAAGTACGATTTTTTAAAAGGACGAATTGA
- a CDS encoding FAD-dependent oxidoreductase gives MRIIDHPILEFPESRKEISFTFDGKKIAALEGDTIAAALHAAGIRVLSHSLKQHRPRGFFCAIGKCSSCEMEVDGVPNVKTCLEPVRDGMVVKSQTGWGEFPKVEKRHSYVRGEIPQREIDVAIVGAGPAGLSAAIEAAKLGASVLLMDENFQIGGQLIKQTHMFFGSKEHHARVRGIDIAKKLLDECEKLDIEIFTECSVIGYFHPHQLAAVHKNRLIKINAKKVIVACGASENMLSFAGNDLPGVYGAGGIQTLMNVFGVLPAKRVLMVGAGNIGVIVSYQLLQAGVDVVAVVEALPKIGAYQVHASKLVRCGVPILTSHTIKRAYGEEKVAGATIVKLNEKWEEIPGTEQDVDVDAVCLAVGLNPASELFFQAKCRMLYIPELGGNVVWHNEDMETSVKGVFVAGDVAGIEEASSAMLEGRMAGLAAAESLFGSSAEIVRKKNRVRKGLRALRTGPFGEKARQGERKMKEAAAHE, from the coding sequence ATGAGGATAATAGATCACCCGATTCTTGAATTTCCGGAGAGTCGGAAAGAGATTTCTTTTACTTTTGACGGAAAAAAAATTGCCGCCCTTGAGGGAGATACGATTGCAGCGGCGCTGCACGCCGCCGGGATTCGCGTGTTGTCGCACAGCCTGAAGCAGCACCGTCCTCGAGGGTTTTTTTGTGCCATTGGCAAATGTTCGTCCTGCGAGATGGAAGTGGACGGAGTGCCTAATGTTAAAACCTGCCTCGAACCGGTGCGCGACGGCATGGTCGTGAAAAGTCAGACGGGTTGGGGCGAATTTCCGAAAGTGGAAAAGAGGCATTCTTACGTCCGCGGTGAAATTCCTCAAAGAGAAATCGACGTTGCCATCGTTGGCGCGGGCCCCGCCGGATTGTCCGCTGCCATTGAGGCGGCAAAATTAGGCGCTTCGGTACTGCTGATGGATGAAAATTTTCAAATCGGGGGTCAACTCATCAAGCAGACGCACATGTTTTTTGGTTCCAAAGAACACCATGCCCGTGTCCGGGGAATCGACATCGCGAAAAAATTGCTCGACGAGTGTGAAAAACTGGACATTGAAATTTTTACGGAATGTTCCGTCATCGGCTATTTTCACCCGCACCAATTGGCGGCGGTGCACAAAAACAGATTAATCAAAATTAACGCCAAAAAGGTGATTGTCGCTTGCGGCGCGTCGGAAAATATGCTTTCGTTTGCGGGAAACGATTTGCCCGGAGTTTACGGCGCCGGCGGAATTCAGACGCTGATGAACGTTTTTGGTGTGTTGCCGGCGAAAAGAGTGCTCATGGTCGGCGCGGGAAATATCGGCGTGATTGTGAGTTACCAACTGTTGCAGGCAGGAGTGGACGTCGTCGCGGTCGTGGAGGCGCTGCCAAAAATCGGCGCTTATCAAGTGCATGCCTCTAAACTTGTGCGCTGCGGCGTGCCGATTTTGACGTCGCACACCATCAAGCGCGCCTACGGGGAAGAAAAAGTTGCAGGCGCGACAATTGTAAAGTTGAATGAAAAGTGGGAGGAAATTCCCGGCACCGAGCAGGATGTGGACGTAGATGCTGTGTGTCTGGCTGTGGGGCTGAATCCGGCTTCGGAACTATTTTTTCAGGCGAAGTGTCGCATGTTGTACATTCCGGAATTGGGCGGAAATGTTGTCTGGCACAACGAAGACATGGAAACTTCTGTTAAAGGCGTTTTTGTTGCCGGAGATGTGGCTGGCATCGAAGAGGCCTCTTCGGCGATGCTGGAAGGTAGAATGGCGGGATTGGCGGCAGCGGAGTCGCTTTTTGGTTCATCCGCGGAAATCGTCCGGAAGAAAAATCGGGTGAGGAAAGGCTTGCGCGCGTTGCGAACGGGACCTTTCGGAGAAAAGGCTCGCCAGGGAGAACGCAAAATGAAGGAGGCGGCTGCCCATGAGTGA
- a CDS encoding LysM peptidoglycan-binding domain-containing protein has product MFKFVVKVVVVVLAIQAALGYLKKEGIISGEIKINYTAVKEKIFEAIPKEKIAKEVKGLIYQKVKEGIDSRVDQLGTEFSQKLNDVQKDDSEQKMLIHVISDGETLRELSEKYGVSDKVIKKINKIHGDRDLTVGRELLIPFVARSVT; this is encoded by the coding sequence ATGTTTAAGTTTGTGGTGAAGGTTGTGGTGGTGGTGTTGGCTATTCAGGCAGCACTCGGATACCTGAAAAAAGAAGGTATCATCAGCGGAGAAATCAAAATTAATTACACCGCTGTGAAAGAAAAAATCTTCGAGGCAATCCCCAAAGAAAAAATCGCCAAAGAAGTTAAAGGATTGATTTATCAGAAGGTTAAAGAGGGCATTGACTCTCGCGTTGATCAACTTGGCACGGAATTTTCTCAAAAACTCAACGACGTTCAAAAAGATGATTCCGAGCAAAAGATGCTGATTCACGTCATTTCCGACGGCGAAACGCTGCGGGAATTGTCGGAGAAATATGGCGTTTCCGACAAGGTCATCAAGAAAATCAACAAAATTCACGGCGACAGAGATCTCACTGTAGGCCGGGAATTGTTGATTCCGTTTGTTGCTCGCAGCGTGACCTGA